The genomic window AGCAAGTTGCAGGCCTTGGCGGGCGCGCTGTCCCACGGTCAACAACGTCAGCTGGAACTGGGTCTGGCGCTGGCCGTGAAGCCGCAATTGCTGCTGCTGGATGAGCCTATGGCAGGCATGGGGCCCGATGAGTCGGAAAAGATGGTGGAGCTTCTGAGTGGTTTGCGTGGCGAGCAAACGATTCTGCTGGTAGAGCACGACATGGATGCGGTGTTCCGCCTGGCTGACCGCATTTCGACCTTGGTGTCCGGGCGGGTAATCGCTACGGGCACCGCCCAGGAAATCAAAGATAACCCGGAGGTGCGGCAGGCCTACCTGGGTGATGAGGCAAATCACGCGGTTGCGCACTGACCCAAGACAGGATTATTCGTGGACACACTGTTGGAAATCGAGGATTTGCAAACTGCTTATGGAAGTAGCCAAGTGCTATTTGGCGTAGGCTTTTCCATGCGCTCAGGCGCAGTCGCCACGTTGCTCGGTCGCAATGGAATGGGAAAGACAACGACAGTCCGCTCCATTACCGGGTTGACGTCGCCGCGCGGTGGGGTGATACGGTTTTTGGGCGAACGCATTGACGGAATGCGACCGGATCGAATAGCCCGTATGGGCATGGCGGTGGTGCCGGAAGGGCGCATGATTTTCTCGAGCCTGTCGGTTCAAGAAAATTTGCTGGCGTTTGCCGGAAACCGTTGCCACAGCAAAGCGCCCTGGACGCTGGACCGGGTGTATGACCTGTTTCCACGCCTGAAGGAGCGGGCCCGGAATATGGGGAACCAACTCTCCGGTGGCGAGCAGCAGATGCTCGCAATCGGCCGGGCACTCATGACGAACCCGCATTTGCTGA from Rhodoferax potami includes these protein-coding regions:
- a CDS encoding ABC transporter ATP-binding protein: MDTLLEIEDLQTAYGSSQVLFGVGFSMRSGAVATLLGRNGMGKTTTVRSITGLTSPRGGVIRFLGERIDGMRPDRIARMGMAVVPEGRMIFSSLSVQENLLAFAGNRCHSKAPWTLDRVYDLFPRLKERARNMGNQLSGGEQQMLAIGRALMTNPHLLILDEATEGLAPLIREDIWQCLSTLKAAGQSILVIDKYVQRLVALADHHTILERGRVAWHGDSAALAAQPEVWHRYVGV